One genomic region from Candidatus Baltobacteraceae bacterium encodes:
- a CDS encoding MraY family glycosyltransferase codes for MNEVVYLYIAAFVIALAATTFATPLICRLATHLGVIDRLGEERRVHEKETPRIGGVAVFFGFAFALFAVLGVALAHVHGFFPPDPTESLQDQLHDQLASVHNLVGLLFGSMLILGVGLWDDIMQMRPRNKFLAQIVVALVSMIYGFLIPGIENPFTHQYVNFPVWVGVPLTLLWYVGMMNAINFIDGLDGLLAGVTAISGIFLFAIAILHANPVVALVVIALAGAALGFLPYNFNPARIFLGDAGSLFIGYVFATVSIIGASKSVIAVGLIVPLVVLALPILDTAAAIYRRARSGKRITEADRGHFHHQLIFRYGLNVRQAVLLIYAVCFVLGAAALLLSTGFNPLLKVARL; via the coding sequence ATGAACGAGGTCGTCTACCTCTATATCGCGGCGTTCGTCATCGCGCTCGCGGCGACGACCTTCGCAACCCCGCTCATCTGCCGGCTCGCGACGCACCTGGGCGTCATCGATCGATTGGGTGAGGAACGGCGCGTGCACGAGAAAGAAACCCCGCGTATCGGCGGCGTCGCCGTCTTCTTCGGATTTGCATTCGCACTCTTTGCCGTTCTGGGCGTCGCGCTCGCGCACGTCCACGGCTTCTTTCCGCCCGATCCGACCGAGTCGCTGCAAGATCAGCTTCACGACCAGCTCGCGTCGGTTCACAACTTGGTCGGGCTGCTCTTCGGGAGCATGCTGATTCTCGGGGTCGGCCTTTGGGACGACATCATGCAGATGCGTCCGCGCAATAAATTTCTCGCGCAGATCGTCGTAGCGCTCGTCTCGATGATTTACGGTTTCTTGATTCCCGGTATCGAGAATCCGTTCACGCATCAATACGTGAACTTTCCGGTGTGGGTCGGCGTGCCGCTCACGCTGCTATGGTACGTCGGTATGATGAACGCGATCAATTTCATCGACGGGCTCGACGGCCTGCTCGCGGGCGTGACCGCGATCTCCGGCATCTTTCTGTTCGCGATTGCCATCCTGCACGCGAACCCCGTCGTCGCGCTGGTCGTGATCGCGCTAGCTGGAGCGGCGTTGGGATTCTTGCCGTACAACTTCAATCCGGCGCGCATCTTTCTGGGCGACGCCGGTTCGCTCTTTATCGGCTACGTTTTTGCGACGGTCTCGATCATCGGCGCGAGCAAGAGCGTCATCGCCGTGGGGCTCATCGTCCCGTTGGTCGTCTTGGCTTTGCCGATTCTCGATACGGCCGCCGCGATCTACCGGCGCGCGCGTTCGGGCAAACGCATCACCGAGGCCGATCGCGGACACTTTCACCATCAGTTGATCTTCCGCTACGGCCTCAACGTGCGCCAGGCGGTCTTGCTCATCTACGCGGTGTGCTTCGTCCTCGGAGCCGCCGCGCTGTTGCTCTCCACGGGGTTTAACCCGCTGCTAAAAGTTGCGAGACTGTGA
- a CDS encoding cytidine/deoxycytidylate deaminase family protein: protein MRPGWDEYFMQIARTVATRATCPRASVGAVLVRDHRILTTGYNGAPRGVAHCAEVGCTLASEHCVRATHAEANAVVQAALHGITLANSIAYCTHQPCVNCSKLLISAGVVKIVYEAAYIDPIAQELLAEAGVALAQFAALEGSRV from the coding sequence ATGCGCCCAGGCTGGGATGAATACTTCATGCAGATCGCTCGCACCGTCGCGACGCGAGCGACGTGCCCCCGCGCGTCGGTCGGCGCGGTGCTCGTGCGCGACCATCGCATTCTGACGACCGGCTACAACGGTGCGCCGCGCGGCGTCGCGCATTGCGCCGAGGTCGGCTGCACGCTCGCGAGCGAGCATTGCGTGCGCGCCACGCACGCCGAGGCCAACGCCGTCGTCCAAGCGGCATTGCACGGGATCACCCTCGCGAACTCGATCGCCTACTGCACGCACCAGCCGTGCGTGAATTGCTCGAAGCTGCTCATTAGCGCCGGCGTCGTGAAGATCGTCTACGAAGCCGCCTACATCGATCCGATCGCGCAGGAACTCCTCGCCGAAGCGGGCGTCGCGCTCGCGCAGTTCGCGGCGCTCGAGGGCAGCCGCGTATGA
- the upp gene encoding uracil phosphoribosyltransferase, with protein MSQIASSLHVVDHPAVADRLARLRDRDTPTPVFRKLLEELGVFLAYEATRRLPLRDERVVTPVAQTTAQRIATRPVVAPILRAGLGLLPGFLAVIDDAVVAHLGFYRDPSSLQPVPYYANVPDDLSERHVFVLDPMLATGNSGAAALDALATRGARHLTFVSVLAAPEGIARIAAAHPDVRVVTGALDERLNDHGYILPGLGDAGDRMFGSTSSVPVSVRPRQ; from the coding sequence ATGTCGCAAATCGCGTCGTCGCTGCACGTCGTCGACCATCCGGCGGTTGCCGACCGGCTCGCGCGCTTGCGCGATCGGGATACGCCGACCCCGGTCTTTCGAAAATTGCTCGAAGAGCTGGGCGTTTTTCTCGCCTATGAGGCGACGCGGCGGCTGCCGTTGCGCGACGAGCGCGTCGTAACGCCGGTCGCGCAAACGACGGCGCAGCGCATCGCCACGCGTCCGGTCGTCGCACCGATCCTGCGCGCGGGCCTCGGGCTGCTTCCGGGATTTCTCGCAGTGATCGACGATGCGGTCGTCGCGCACCTCGGCTTCTATCGCGATCCGAGTTCGCTGCAGCCGGTGCCCTATTATGCGAACGTGCCCGACGATCTCTCGGAGCGTCACGTCTTCGTGCTCGATCCGATGCTCGCGACCGGCAACTCCGGCGCCGCAGCGCTCGACGCGCTGGCGACACGCGGAGCGCGGCACCTGACGTTCGTGAGCGTACTCGCCGCGCCCGAGGGCATCGCTCGCATCGCCGCCGCGCATCCGGACGTTCGCGTCGTTACCGGCGCGCTCGACGAGCGGCTCAACGATCACGGCTACATCTTGCCCGGCCTCGGCGATGCCGGCGACCGGATGTTCGGGAGCACGAGTTCGGTTCCGGTCTCCGTGCGCCCCAGGCAGTAG
- the glyA gene encoding serine hydroxymethyltransferase, producing MNILELTSLQAEDAQVFAAIQDEDKRQRDNLELIASENYASKAVREAMGCVMTNKYAEGYPGKRYYGGCEYVDVAETLAIERLKSLFGADHANVQAHAGAQANMAVFMAHLQPGDTVLGMSLAHGGHLTHGTKVSFSGKLYNAIAYGVRKDDELIDFDEVRSLAREHKPKMIIAGASAYPRTMEYAPFREIADEVGATFLVDMAHIAGLVAVGLHPSPVALADFVTSTTHKTLRGPRGGLILCTEKWAQAIDKSIFPGIQGGPFMHTIAAKAVAFGEALRPDFKTYQERVVANAKAMADEFTANGLRLVGGGTDTHLMLVDLSVKGLTGKDAEKYLDEIGITVNKNAIPYDKQKPFVASGIRIGTPAITTRGFGVEDCREVAKIICAGLDDIAARAKIDSLRGRVRELTARFDVP from the coding sequence ATGAATATTTTAGAGCTGACCTCGCTCCAGGCGGAAGACGCGCAAGTGTTTGCGGCGATCCAGGACGAGGATAAGCGTCAGCGCGACAACCTCGAACTCATCGCCTCGGAAAACTACGCGAGCAAAGCGGTCCGCGAAGCGATGGGCTGCGTGATGACCAATAAATACGCCGAAGGCTATCCGGGAAAGCGCTACTACGGCGGCTGCGAGTACGTCGACGTCGCGGAGACGCTCGCGATCGAGCGCTTGAAGTCGCTCTTCGGTGCCGATCATGCCAACGTGCAAGCGCACGCCGGCGCCCAGGCAAACATGGCGGTCTTCATGGCGCATCTCCAGCCGGGAGATACCGTGCTCGGGATGTCGCTCGCGCACGGCGGTCATCTCACGCACGGAACGAAGGTGAGCTTTAGCGGAAAACTCTACAACGCGATCGCTTACGGCGTGCGCAAAGACGACGAGCTGATCGATTTCGACGAAGTACGCTCGCTCGCGCGCGAACACAAGCCCAAGATGATCATCGCGGGTGCGAGTGCGTATCCGCGCACCATGGAGTACGCGCCGTTTCGCGAGATCGCCGACGAGGTCGGCGCGACGTTTCTGGTCGATATGGCGCACATCGCGGGTCTGGTTGCCGTCGGGCTGCACCCCTCTCCGGTAGCGCTCGCCGATTTCGTGACCTCGACGACCCACAAAACGCTGCGCGGTCCGCGCGGCGGGCTGATCCTCTGCACCGAAAAATGGGCGCAGGCGATCGACAAGTCGATCTTCCCCGGCATCCAAGGCGGCCCGTTCATGCACACGATCGCCGCCAAGGCCGTCGCCTTCGGCGAAGCGCTGCGCCCCGATTTCAAAACCTATCAAGAACGCGTCGTCGCGAACGCCAAAGCGATGGCCGACGAGTTTACCGCGAACGGTCTGCGGCTGGTCGGCGGCGGGACCGACACGCACTTGATGCTGGTGGATCTGTCGGTCAAGGGGCTCACCGGTAAGGACGCCGAGAAGTATCTCGACGAGATCGGCATCACGGTCAACAAGAACGCGATCCCGTACGACAAGCAAAAACCGTTCGTGGCCAGCGGCATCCGCATCGGCACGCCCGCGATCACGACCCGCGGATTCGGAGTCGAGGATTGCCGCGAAGTCGCAAAGATCATCTGCGCCGGCCTCGACGACATCGCCGCCCGCGCAAAGATCGACTCCCTGCGCGGCCGCGTGCGCGAACTAACGGCTCGCTTCGACGTGCCTTAA
- the rpiB gene encoding ribose 5-phosphate isomerase B encodes MKIAVGADHAGFECKDRVAQMLRDAGHTVTDFGTHDATPVDYPQYGYAVGEAVASGQAERGIVVCGSSLGISIAANKVPGVRCAAAFEPLAAELSRRHNDANVLALSERLTGWEMIERLVEVFLATPFDGGRHAHRVEQLFEYTDAQKARTLKAIEAGAVTGAQTPAADLQGSAT; translated from the coding sequence ATGAAAATCGCCGTTGGAGCCGATCACGCCGGCTTCGAATGCAAAGATCGCGTCGCGCAGATGTTGCGCGATGCCGGCCACACCGTCACCGACTTCGGCACCCACGATGCCACGCCGGTCGACTACCCGCAATATGGGTACGCCGTCGGCGAAGCGGTCGCGTCGGGACAGGCCGAGCGCGGAATCGTGGTCTGCGGTTCGAGTTTGGGCATCTCGATTGCGGCCAACAAAGTGCCCGGCGTGCGTTGCGCGGCCGCCTTCGAACCGCTCGCTGCCGAACTTTCACGCCGGCATAACGACGCCAACGTGCTCGCACTCTCGGAGCGCCTCACGGGCTGGGAAATGATCGAACGGCTCGTCGAGGTTTTTCTCGCCACGCCGTTCGACGGCGGCCGCCACGCGCATCGCGTGGAACAACTCTTCGAATATACCGACGCGCAGAAGGCCCGTACGCTAAAAGCGATCGAGGCCGGCGCCGTAACGGGAGCGCAGACGCCCGCAGCCGACCTGCAAGGCAGCGCGACGTGA
- a CDS encoding adenylate/guanylate cyclase domain-containing protein — protein MPQSARPADAAPIPSGTVAFLFTDIEGSTQRWERYRDATAAAVKLHDALLRGAIESHSGYVFKTIGDAFCAAFPTVRDAIGAALEAQRALAAEDFSAVDSLKVRMSIHVGHADERDGDYFGPTVNRVARLLAVGYGGQVLVSGAAADLVQDELPPQASLRDLGAHRLKDLTQPEQVYQLVAPDLQQQFFALKSLESLPNNLPLQVTSFVGRETDAAEIARHMGRTRLLTLVGTGGVGKTRLALQTGADLLDRYADGVWYVEFAPLVDATLIPNTVGAIFGITDQPGKSLTDVIVSALRNKAALLIFDNCEHVVAEAAAIADALIRGCPKVQLLATSREGLGISGETVHRVASLSLPPPVAGIGAEEARAYAAVALFAERAAAANTRFELTDRNATVVADVCRRLDGIALAIELAATRLKVLSIEQLAAKLDERFRLLTGGSRTALPRQQTMRALIDWSYDLLGDAEKAVFRRVAVFAGGWTLEAAGEICSDDAIESWDVLDLLGALVDKSMVVAELADGEQRYRLLESTRQYASEKLGESGEREHLRGKHAAYYLALLREAEPSLNVTPMGTWIAPLAAETDNFRLALDWYLTDKTDPELGAELIALLIEVFSEISRPAELWRWLVVAHGALGESGDPALRARLLGGMSAISDAIGMGFSQRLELAQQALAIFRECGTTLDIARATVQVGLYYAFVERITEATPLFEEGLELARRTKDRRLIARALAAESYCLSDLEAKRQCLREATALYRAAGDDRGAARTQSWLAEQEFRFGDVGAALAHANESIAICRRRRFRSNLVVHLVNAAAYHLWIGAVDEARDAAREAIGICQEIQDLLDVPICIQHLAGVAQARGDAERAARLLGFTDARFLAIDEVRQMTEKRLYDRIVEALLGTLGADELRAHMAAGALLGEDEAIDEALRA, from the coding sequence GTGCCGCAGAGTGCCCGTCCCGCCGACGCCGCACCGATCCCGTCGGGGACCGTGGCGTTCCTGTTTACCGACATCGAAGGCAGCACGCAACGCTGGGAGCGCTATCGCGATGCGACGGCGGCCGCGGTCAAACTCCACGACGCATTGCTGCGCGGCGCGATCGAATCTCACAGCGGATACGTCTTCAAAACGATCGGCGATGCGTTTTGCGCGGCCTTTCCGACCGTTCGCGATGCGATCGGTGCCGCGTTGGAAGCGCAGCGCGCGCTGGCCGCCGAGGACTTCTCGGCGGTCGATTCGCTCAAAGTTCGTATGTCGATCCACGTCGGCCATGCCGACGAGCGCGACGGCGATTACTTCGGCCCCACGGTCAACCGCGTCGCCCGGCTGCTCGCCGTCGGCTACGGCGGCCAGGTGCTGGTCTCGGGCGCGGCGGCCGACCTCGTGCAGGACGAATTGCCGCCGCAAGCGTCGCTGCGCGATCTCGGCGCGCATCGCCTGAAAGATCTCACGCAACCCGAACAGGTCTATCAACTCGTCGCACCCGATCTCCAGCAGCAATTTTTCGCGCTCAAATCGCTCGAATCGCTGCCGAACAATCTGCCGCTGCAAGTCACGAGTTTCGTCGGACGCGAAACCGATGCCGCGGAGATCGCGCGACACATGGGACGAACGCGGCTGCTCACGTTGGTTGGAACCGGCGGTGTGGGAAAGACGCGGCTCGCGCTGCAGACCGGCGCCGATCTGCTCGACCGTTACGCCGACGGCGTGTGGTACGTGGAGTTCGCTCCGCTCGTGGATGCGACGCTGATTCCCAACACCGTCGGCGCGATCTTTGGAATCACCGATCAGCCCGGCAAATCGCTGACCGACGTCATCGTGAGCGCGCTGCGCAACAAAGCGGCGCTGTTGATATTCGACAATTGCGAGCACGTCGTCGCCGAAGCGGCCGCGATCGCCGACGCGCTGATTCGCGGTTGTCCGAAGGTGCAGCTGCTGGCGACCTCGCGCGAAGGGCTCGGTATAAGCGGCGAGACCGTTCACCGCGTGGCGTCGCTCTCGCTCCCGCCGCCCGTTGCCGGCATCGGCGCCGAAGAAGCGCGCGCCTACGCGGCCGTGGCGCTCTTTGCCGAACGCGCTGCGGCGGCGAACACGCGATTCGAACTCACCGATCGCAACGCGACCGTCGTCGCCGATGTCTGCCGCCGGCTCGACGGTATCGCGCTCGCGATCGAACTGGCCGCAACGCGCCTGAAGGTTCTTTCGATCGAACAGCTGGCAGCGAAACTCGACGAGCGCTTTCGCCTCTTGACCGGCGGGAGCCGAACGGCACTTCCGCGCCAGCAAACGATGCGCGCGCTCATCGACTGGAGTTACGACCTTCTGGGCGATGCCGAAAAGGCCGTATTCCGGCGCGTGGCCGTTTTTGCCGGGGGCTGGACGCTCGAAGCGGCCGGCGAGATCTGCAGCGACGACGCGATCGAATCGTGGGACGTGTTGGATCTGCTCGGCGCTCTCGTCGACAAATCGATGGTCGTCGCCGAATTGGCCGACGGCGAGCAGCGGTACCGCCTGCTCGAATCGACGCGCCAGTATGCGAGCGAAAAACTCGGTGAGAGCGGCGAACGCGAACATCTGCGCGGAAAGCACGCGGCGTATTATCTCGCGCTGCTGCGCGAAGCCGAACCGTCGTTAAATGTCACGCCCATGGGAACGTGGATCGCTCCCTTGGCTGCCGAAACCGACAACTTTCGCCTCGCATTGGATTGGTATCTCACGGATAAGACCGATCCCGAACTCGGCGCCGAGTTGATCGCGCTGCTAATCGAAGTCTTTTCGGAGATCTCCCGGCCCGCCGAACTCTGGCGCTGGCTCGTCGTCGCCCATGGCGCGCTGGGCGAATCCGGCGATCCCGCGTTGCGCGCGCGACTGCTCGGCGGCATGTCGGCGATCTCCGACGCCATCGGCATGGGCTTCTCGCAGCGACTGGAACTCGCCCAACAGGCCTTAGCTATTTTTCGCGAGTGCGGCACGACGCTCGACATCGCGCGCGCGACCGTGCAGGTAGGACTCTACTATGCATTTGTGGAGCGCATTACCGAAGCAACGCCGCTTTTTGAGGAAGGTCTCGAACTCGCGCGACGGACAAAAGATCGGCGGCTGATCGCGCGCGCGCTCGCGGCTGAGAGCTACTGCTTGAGCGACTTGGAGGCAAAACGTCAATGCCTGCGCGAGGCAACCGCGCTGTATCGGGCCGCCGGCGACGATCGCGGCGCGGCGCGTACGCAATCGTGGCTCGCCGAACAAGAATTTCGCTTCGGCGACGTTGGCGCGGCGCTCGCGCACGCCAACGAATCGATTGCGATCTGCCGGCGGCGGCGCTTTCGATCCAATCTCGTGGTGCATCTCGTCAATGCGGCAGCGTATCATCTCTGGATCGGCGCCGTCGATGAGGCTCGTGACGCCGCACGCGAAGCGATTGGAATCTGCCAGGAGATCCAAGATCTGCTCGACGTGCCGATCTGCATTCAGCACCTCGCGGGCGTCGCGCAGGCCCGAGGCGATGCCGAACGCGCGGCGCGTCTGCTCGGTTTTACCGACGCACGATTCCTAGCCATCGACGAAGTGCGCCAGATGACCGAAAAGCGGCTCTACGACCGGATCGTCGAGGCGCTGCTCGGTACGCTCGGCGCGGACGAGCTGCGCGCCCACATGGCGGCCGGCGCGCTGCTCGGCG